A window of Rhododendron vialii isolate Sample 1 chromosome 11a, ASM3025357v1 contains these coding sequences:
- the LOC131307932 gene encoding protein RADIALIS-like 1, with the protein MSSQGSGYWTAKQNKAFEKALAVYDKDTPDRWNNIAKAVGGKTTEEVKRHYEILVEDVKHIEEGQIPFPDYKTTRGSSRVNTSEEEQRMKNQKPRGATA; encoded by the exons ATGTCCTCCCAAGGCTCTGGCTATTGGACTGCTAAGCAGAACAAAGCCTTTGAAAAAGCTCTAGCTGTGTATGACAAAGACACCCCTGACCGTTGGAACAATATTGCCAAGGCCGTCGGGGGGAAAACTACAGAGGAAGTGAAGAGGCATTATGAGATCCTTGTGGAGGATGTGAAGCACATCGAGGAGGGCCAAATTCCCTTTCCTGACTACAAGACCACCAGGGGGAGTAGCCGAGTAAACACTAGTGAAGAGGAGCAAAG gatgaaaaaccaaaagcCCCGGGGAGCGACAGCCTAA
- the LOC131307933 gene encoding 3-ketoacyl-CoA synthase 4-like — MATPRLPDFLQSVNLKHVKLGYHYLITHLLTLSLLPLIAVVFIQASQMDYDDVYQLYLHLQYNLAAVVIFSTVLVFGCTVYILTRPRPVYLVDYCCYRPPDHLQAPFHRFMEHSKLTGDFDESSLEFQRKILERSGLGEETCVPAAMHCVPPQPSMAAAREEAETVMFGALDNLFGSTNVKPKDIGILVVNCSLFNPTPSLSAMIVNKYKLRGNIKTFNLGGMGCSAGVISLDLAKDMLQVHRNTYAVVVSTENITQNWYFGNKKSMLIPNCLFRIGGAAVLLSNKPADRGRSKYKLVHVVRTHCGSDDAAFKCVYQEQDGMGKTGVSLSKDLMAIAGQALKANITTMGPLVLPISEQLLFFGTLVARKLLNPKTKPYIPDFKLAFEHFCIHAGGRAVIDELEKNLQLSEEHVEASRMTLHRFGNTSSSSIWYELGYTEAKGRMKKGNRVWQIAFGSGFKCNSAVWEALRNVKASGYSPWADCIHRYPVKILN; from the exons ATGGCCACGCCTAGACTGCCCGATTTCCTACAGAGCGTGAATCTCAAGCACGTGAAACTAGGATACCACTACCTCATCACCCACCtgttgactctctctctcctccctctcatcGCCGTCGTTTTCATCCAAGCCTCCCAGATGGACTACGACGACGTTTACCAGCTCTACCTCCACCTCCAATACAACCTCGCTGCCGTCGTCATTTTCTCGACGGTCTTGGTCTTCGGGTGCACCGTGTACATCCTGACCCGGCCCAGACCCGTGTACCTCGTCGACTACTGCTGTTACCGGCCGCCGGACCACCTCCAGGCACCGTTCCACCGGTTCATGGAGCATTCCAAGCTCACCGGCGATTTCGACGAGTCGTCGCTCGAGTTCCAGAGGAAGATCCTGGAGCGGTCTGGGCTTGGTGAGGAGACTTGTGTACCGGCGGCCATGCACTGCGTTCCTCCGCAGCCGTCCATGGCAGCGGCCAGGGAGGAGGCGGAGACGGTTATGTTTGGGGCGCTGGATAATCTGTTCGGTTCCACTAATGTCAAGCCCAAGGATATCGGCATATTAGTCGTCAActgcag CTTATTCAACCCGACCCCATCTCTCTCCGCCATGATCGTTAACAAATACAAGCTCCGAGGCAACATCAAAACCTTCAACTTGGGCGGAATGGGTTGCAGCGCAGGAGTGATCTCGCTCGACCTCGCCAAAGACATGTTACAAGTCCACCGCAACACCTACGCGGTCGTCGTGAGCACCGAAAACATCACCCAGAACTGGTACTTCGGCAACAAAAAATCCATGCTCATACCCAACTGCCTCTTCCGCATCGGCGGCGCCGCCGTCCTCTTGTCCAACAAACCCGCCGACCGTGGCCGCTCCAAGTACAAGCTCGTCCACGTGGTCCGCACCCACTGCGGGTCCGACGACGCCGCTTTCAAATGCGTGTACCAAGAGCAGGACGGTATGGGTAAAACAGGGGTTTCGCTGTCGAAAGATTTGATGGCGATCGCGGGACAAGCGTTGAAAGCGAATATCACGACGATGGGCCCGCTTGTGTTGCCAATAAGCGAGCAACTCCTTTTTTTCGGGACGCTTGTCGCGCGGAAGTTGCTAAATCCGAAAACGAAGCCATATATACCGGATTTTAAGCTGGCGTTTGAGCATTTCTGCATACACGCGGGAGGGAGGGCGGTGATTGACGAACTGGAGAAGAATTTGCAGCTCTCGGAGGAGCACGTAGAGGCGTCTAGAATGACTCTGCATCGGTTTGGGAATACTTCGTCGAGTTCGATTTGGTACGAGTTGGGGTACACGGAGGCAAAAGGGAGGATGAAGAAGGGGAATCGTGTCTGGCAAATCGCGTTCGGGAGCGGGTTTAAGTGCAATAGCGCGGTGTGGGAAGCGTTGAGGAATGTGAAGGCATCGGGGTATAGTCCGTGGGCGGATTGCATCCATCGGTATCCTGTGAAGATTCTTAATTGA
- the LOC131307934 gene encoding uncharacterized protein LOC131307934: MVNVVAAMKPLIHGLVKLAGLIPQTVEIETGTVMNFWAPKETKPKNQTNTADRKPTKPVVVLAHPFAGDGILMWFPQVLALTSQYAVYVPDLIFFGGSTTSRPDRSAEFQAECLARGLRKLGVEKCTVVGLSYGGMVGFKMAAMYPELVEALVASSTVIEMTESIANRSQKKIGISQWSDLLLPETVEGVKFLFTVGRHKWPWLPDFVYKQCLEVLFSNRKEKGELLEALIVGDEDSTNFTTYPQRIHLLWGDDDKIFNLDLAQSMKEQLGEKATLQWIENAGHLVQLERPFAYNRHLRRILSSTYDSQQYQRN; this comes from the exons atggtaaaCGTGGTGGCAGCAATGAAGCCACTAATCCACGGTCTGGTGAAACTAGCCGGGTTGATCCCCCAGACCGTGGAGATCGAAACAGGCACCGTTATGAACTTCTGGGCCCCGAAagaaaccaaacccaaaaaccagACCAATACAGCGGACAGAAAACCAACCAAGCCCGTCGTGGTACTAGCCCACCCGTTTGCCGGCGACGGTATCTTGATGTGGTTTCCCCAAGTCCTAGCCTTAACATCTCAATACGCCGTTTACGTTCCCGACCTCATATTCTTTGGCGGCTCAACCACCTCCAGGCCCGACCGTTCGGCCGAGTTTCAG GCGGAGTGTTTAGCAAGGGGATTAAGGAAATTGGGGGTGGAGAAGTGCACGGTGGTTGGCCTTAGCTATGGAGGTATGGTTGGGTTTAAAATGGCGGCGATGTATCCGGAGTTGGTTGAGGCGTTGGTGGCTTCTTCTACAGTTATTGAAATGACAGAGTCGATTGCTAATCGGAGTCAAAAGAAGATCGGTATATCGCAGTGGTCGGACCTTCTTCTGCCGGAGACGGTGGAAGGTGTTAAGTTCCTTTTCACGGTTGGCCGTCACAAGTGGCCCTGGTTGCCTGATTTCGTTTACAAGCAGTGTCTCGAG GTGCTTTTTAGCAACAGAAAGGAAAAGGGTGAACTATTAGAGGCTCTGATCGTCGGAGACGAAGACTCCACCAATTTCACTACTTATCCTCAG AGGATCCATTTATTGTGGGGAGATGATGACAAGATTTTCAACTTGGATCTTGCCCAAAGCATGAAAGA GCAATTAGGAGAAAAGGCCACCCTACAGTGGATAGAGAATGCAGGGCACCTTGTTCAGCTCGAACGACCTTTTGCTTACAACAGACATCTCAGAAGAATTCTTTCCTCCACTTATGATTCCCAACAATATCAAAGGAATTGA
- the LOC131307935 gene encoding uncharacterized protein LOC131307935: MVNVVAAMKPLIHGLVKLAGLSQQTVEIEPGTVMDFWAPKETKTAVNKKPNKPVVVFAHPFAGDAILMWFPQVLGLTSQYSVYVPDFIFFGGSTTSRPDRSAEFQAECLARGLWKLGVEKCTVVGLSYGGMVGFKMAAMYPELVEALVASCTVIEMTESVAHQSQKKLGISQWSELLLPETAEGVKFLFTACWHKWPNWLPDFVYKHCLQVLFSNRKEKAELLEALIVRDEESTNITSYPQRIHLLWGDDDKIFNLDLAQSMKERLGENATLQWIENAGHLAQLERPSAFNNHLKRILSSTYNS; this comes from the exons atggtaaaCGTGGTGGCAGCGATGAAGCCACTAATCCACGGGCTGGTGAAACTAGCCGGATTGAGCCAGCAAACGGTGGAGATCGAACCCGGGACCGTAATGGACTTCTGGGCCCCGAAAGAAACCAAAACAGCAGTGAACAAAAAGCCAAACAAGCCCGTCGTAGTATTCGCCCATCCGTTCGCCGGCGACGCTATCCTCATGTGGTTTCCCCAAGTCCTAGGCTTAACGTCTCAGTATTCCGTTTACGTTCCCGACTTCATATTCTTCGGCGGCTCAACCACCTCCAGGCCGGACCGTTCCGCGGAATTTCAG GCGGAGTGTTTGGCAAGGGGATTATGGAAATTGGGGGTGGAGAAATGCACTGTGGTCGGGCTTAGCTACGGAGGAATGGTTGGGTTTAAGATGGCGGCGATGTATCCGGAGTTGGTCGAGGCATTGGTGGCTTCCTGCACAGTTATTGAAATGACAGAGTCGGTTGCTCATCAGAGTCAAAAGAAGCTCGGTATATCGCAGTGGTCGGAGCTTCTCTTGCCGGAGACGGCGGAAGGTGTAAAGTTTCTGTTCACGGCTTGTTGGCACAAGTGGCCTAATTGGTTGCCTGATTTCGTTTACAAGCACTGTCTCCAG GTGCTGTTTAGCAACAGAAAGGAGAAGGCTGAACTATTAGAGGCTTTGATCGTCAGAGACGAAGAATCCACCAATATCACAAGTTATCCTCAG AGGATCCATTTATTGTGGGGAGATGATGACAAGATTTTCAACTTGGATCTTGCCCAAAGCATGAAAGA GCGATTGGGAGAAAACGCTACCCTCCAGTGGATAGAGAATGCAGGGCACCTCGCTCAACTGGAACGACCTTCGGCTTTCAACAATCATCTCAAGAGAATTCTTTCATCCACCTACAATTCCTAA